The region TCGGTACACCGTAGACGAGATCCAGGTCCTCGAAGGCATCGAAGCGGTCCGCCGTCGCCCGGGCATGTACATCGGATCTACGGACGAACGGGGACTCCACCACCTCCTTTGGGAGGTCGTGGACAACGCCATCGACGAAGCGATGAACGGGTACGCCGACCGCATCGAGGTCGTCCTCCATGCCGACGGATCCGTAAGCGTTCGGGACAACGGTCGGGGGATTCCCGTAGACATTCACCCTCAGACCAAGACGAGCGGCGTGGAGACGGTGCTCACGCGTCTGCACGCCGGAGGGAAATTCGGCAAAGGAGGGTATCGGGCGGCGGGCGGCCTTCACGGCGTGGGGATTTCCGTCGTAAACGCGCTTTCGGAGACGCTCGAGGTAGAGGTGCGGCAGAAGGGGCGGCGGTACTTTCAACGCTACCACCGCGGCGTTCCCGAGGCGCCGCTCGCGGACGTAGGTCCGTCGGAGGGAGAGACGGGGACGTGGGTGCGGATCGTCCCCGATCCCGAGATCTTTCGGGAGACGACGCAGTTTCGTCTCTCGACGATCGCCGCACGCCTGCGCGAACTCGCGTACCTCAACCCGGGCGTAACGATACGCCTGGTCGACGAGTCTACCGGTGAAGAGCACGAGTTTCGCGAGGACGGCGGAATTCGCGCGTACGTAGAAGAACTCGCCCGAGGAAAGTCCCCCTTACACCCCCCAATCGCTTTTGCCGTTCAGGAAGGAGAAACCCGGGTCGAGGTAGCCCTCGTCTTTACGGAGGCCCAGTCGGAAGAAATCCTCTCCTTCGTGAACAACATCCCCACGCGCGAGGGGGGCACGCACGAGAGCGGCTTCAAGGCTGCGCTCACGCGCATCGTGAACGACTACGCCCGCAAGGCAGGGCTCATCAAAGAAGGCGATGCGAACCTCACGGGCGAAGACGTGCGGGAGGGGCTCGTAGCCGTCTTGAGCCTTCGCCTCCTCGAGCCTCAGTTCGAA is a window of Brockia lithotrophica DNA encoding:
- the gyrB gene encoding DNA topoisomerase (ATP-hydrolyzing) subunit B; protein product: MDEARRYTVDEIQVLEGIEAVRRRPGMYIGSTDERGLHHLLWEVVDNAIDEAMNGYADRIEVVLHADGSVSVRDNGRGIPVDIHPQTKTSGVETVLTRLHAGGKFGKGGYRAAGGLHGVGISVVNALSETLEVEVRQKGRRYFQRYHRGVPEAPLADVGPSEGETGTWVRIVPDPEIFRETTQFRLSTIAARLRELAYLNPGVTIRLVDESTGEEHEFREDGGIRAYVEELARGKSPLHPPIAFAVQEGETRVEVALVFTEAQSEEILSFVNNIPTREGGTHESGFKAALTRIVNDYARKAGLIKEGDANLTGEDVREGLVAVLSLRLLEPQFEGQTKTKLSNSEVKPLVEQLVATEFARFLEENPSVARVIVERAILAARAREAARRARELTRRKGALDSASLPGKLADCTSRDPRESELFIVEGDSAGGSAKDGRDRHFQAILPLRGKILNVEKARLDKIFQNEEIRNLVTAIGTGVGEEFDLSRLRYHKIILMTDADVDGAHIRTLLLTFFYRYMRPLIEGGYVYIAQPPLYKATKGKRSRYLYSDAELEELKREWADVRGELVVQRYKGLGEMNPDQLWETTMNPENRRLYRVTIQDAEEAERILQTLMGEDVEPRREFLRAYAHAVRNLDI